Proteins encoded by one window of Nocardioides euryhalodurans:
- the uraH gene encoding hydroxyisourate hydrolase, translated as MATLSTHVLDTAAGRPAAGIPVALLDLDGEVLAEATTDDDGRVASLGGRLETRTYRLRFVTAGHLGEHAFFPEVEVVFRVLDDRHHHVPLLLSPYGYSTYRGS; from the coding sequence ATGGCCACCCTCAGCACCCACGTCCTCGACACCGCGGCCGGACGTCCCGCCGCCGGCATCCCCGTCGCCCTGCTCGACCTGGACGGTGAGGTGCTGGCCGAGGCGACCACCGACGACGATGGCCGGGTCGCCTCCCTCGGCGGACGGCTCGAGACCCGGACCTACCGGCTGCGCTTCGTCACGGCCGGCCACCTCGGCGAGCACGCCTTCTTCCCCGAGGTGGAGGTCGTGTTCCGGGTCCTCGACGACCGGCACCACCACGTCCCGCTGCTGCTGAGCCCGTACGGCTACTCGACCTACCGTGGCAGCTGA
- a CDS encoding guanine deaminase codes for MTIYRARVLDTPDDPFAGGTLRAEDDCSLVVLDGAVVARGALADVRHHDPEGLVIDLRDGWLLPGLVDTHVHYPQVRVIGALGMPLLEWLDRCALPEEQRLASDDYARLVAQEFCASLVAAGTTTALVFGSHFAGAVDQLFEEAARYGLRVTSGLVVSDRGLPEPLLTTPERAHAEAVALASRWHGVGHARYAITPRFSFSASEAVLEACAGAAEEIGDAWFTSHVNENAAEVAEVARLFPSAAHYVGTYDDHGLLGPRSVLAHDVHATDAELDVLAGRRTSVAHCPSSNAALGSGLFPLARHVDGGVAVALGSDVGAGTGFSLFKEGLQAYFMQRLLADAGLPLTPAHLLHLATSAGARALGLGDRVGDLSVGKQFDAICLRPVRGTELDIGLRHTEVPEEALGKIFALASDADVADVWVGGQQIASGGFIRGHAQSR; via the coding sequence GTGACGATCTACCGCGCCCGGGTGCTCGACACCCCGGACGACCCCTTCGCGGGCGGCACCCTCCGGGCCGAGGACGACTGCTCGCTCGTCGTCCTCGACGGGGCGGTGGTGGCGCGTGGCGCCCTGGCCGACGTACGCCACCACGACCCGGAGGGGCTGGTGATCGACCTGCGTGACGGGTGGCTGCTGCCGGGCCTGGTGGACACCCACGTCCACTACCCGCAGGTGCGGGTGATCGGCGCGCTCGGGATGCCGTTGCTGGAGTGGCTCGACCGGTGCGCGCTGCCCGAGGAGCAGCGGCTGGCCTCCGACGACTACGCGCGCCTGGTCGCGCAGGAGTTCTGCGCGAGCCTGGTGGCGGCCGGCACGACCACGGCGCTGGTCTTCGGCTCCCACTTCGCGGGCGCCGTCGACCAGCTCTTCGAGGAGGCGGCCCGCTACGGGCTGCGGGTCACCAGCGGGCTGGTCGTCTCCGACCGCGGCCTGCCGGAGCCGCTGCTCACGACCCCCGAGCGCGCCCACGCCGAGGCGGTGGCGCTGGCCTCCCGCTGGCACGGCGTCGGTCACGCCCGCTATGCGATCACCCCGCGCTTCTCGTTCTCGGCGAGCGAGGCGGTGCTGGAGGCGTGTGCCGGGGCGGCGGAGGAGATCGGCGACGCCTGGTTCACCTCCCACGTGAACGAGAACGCGGCCGAGGTGGCCGAGGTCGCCCGGCTCTTCCCCTCCGCGGCCCACTACGTCGGCACCTACGACGACCACGGCCTCCTCGGTCCCCGCTCGGTGCTGGCCCACGACGTGCACGCGACCGACGCCGAGCTCGACGTCCTCGCCGGCCGACGGACGTCGGTCGCCCACTGCCCCTCCAGCAACGCGGCGCTCGGCAGCGGGCTGTTCCCGCTCGCGCGCCACGTCGACGGCGGGGTCGCGGTGGCCCTCGGGTCGGACGTCGGTGCCGGGACCGGGTTCTCGCTCTTCAAGGAGGGGCTGCAGGCGTACTTCATGCAGCGGCTGCTCGCGGACGCCGGCCTGCCCCTCACCCCGGCCCACCTGCTCCACCTCGCGACGAGTGCCGGTGCCCGCGCGCTCGGCCTCGGGGACCGGGTCGGGGACCTGTCCGTGGGCAAGCAGTTCGACGCGATCTGCCTCCGCCCGGTCCGCGGCACCGAGCTCGACATCGGGCTGCGCCACACCGAGGTTCCGGAGGAGGCGCTCGGCAAGATCTTCGCGCTGGCCTCCGACGCCGACGTGGCCGACGTGTGGGTGGGCGGTCAGCAGATCGCCTCCGGCGGCTTCATCAGGGGGCACGCCCAGAGCAGGTAG
- a CDS encoding bifunctional allantoicase/(S)-ureidoglycine aminohydrolase translates to MTYYVPRGGLPGQEQLTTDRAVFTEAYAVLPRGTMRDIVTSRLPHWDDTRAWVIARPLSGFAETFSQYVVEVGPGGGSERVDDDPRAEGVLFVVDGTPQLRIGHTLHDLRPGSYAYLPPHSGWSLRNDTDRTATFHWIRKAYEVVDGIDAPEAFVTHEDDVAPEPMPGTEAWATQRFVDPLDVRHDMHVNIVSFEPGGSIPFPETHVMEHGLYVLEGKAVYLLNRDWVEVQEGDFMWLRAFCPQACYAGGPGRFRYLLYKDVNRHARL, encoded by the coding sequence ATGACCTACTACGTTCCCCGCGGCGGACTGCCCGGGCAGGAGCAGCTCACGACCGACCGCGCGGTCTTCACCGAGGCCTACGCCGTGCTGCCGCGCGGCACGATGCGCGACATCGTCACCAGCCGGCTGCCCCACTGGGACGACACCCGCGCCTGGGTGATCGCGCGCCCGCTGTCCGGGTTCGCCGAGACCTTCAGCCAGTACGTCGTCGAGGTCGGCCCGGGCGGCGGCAGCGAGCGGGTCGACGACGACCCCCGCGCCGAGGGGGTGCTGTTCGTGGTCGACGGCACGCCGCAGCTGCGGATCGGCCACACCCTCCACGACCTGCGGCCCGGCAGCTACGCCTACCTGCCGCCCCACAGCGGGTGGTCCCTGCGCAACGACACCGACCGGACCGCGACGTTCCACTGGATCCGCAAGGCCTACGAGGTGGTCGACGGCATCGACGCGCCTGAGGCGTTCGTGACCCACGAGGACGACGTCGCTCCCGAGCCGATGCCCGGCACGGAGGCCTGGGCGACCCAGCGGTTCGTCGACCCCCTCGACGTACGGCACGACATGCACGTCAACATCGTCAGCTTCGAGCCCGGCGGGTCGATCCCGTTCCCCGAGACCCACGTCATGGAGCACGGTCTCTACGTCCTCGAGGGCAAGGCCGTCTACCTGCTCAACCGGGACTGGGTCGAGGTCCAGGAGGGCGACTTCATGTGGCTGCGGGCCTTCTGCCCGCAGGCCTGCTACGCCGGCGGTCCCGGCCGGTTCCGCTACCTGCTCTACAAGGACGTCAACCGGCATGCCCGGCTCTGA
- a CDS encoding xanthine dehydrogenase small subunit gives MEGQGSVTVNGTPRALAGTRVHTSLLDFLRDQGLTGAKEGCAEGECGACSVMVARPDGSQSQWTALNACLVPATAYDGQEVVTAEGLGSPDRLHPVQRELADRGGSQCGYCTPGFVCSMAAEFYRRDRAPGEPDHEHGPNGFDLHALSGNLCRCTGYRPIRDAAWALEQPEGADPLAARLADPAPAPVPSRVSASDAGFVRPADLDEALAVLAEHPDAVVVAGSTDWGVEVNLRGRRAPHVVMVDRLPELRGVEVAEHAVTLGAALTLTELEHQLAGRVPLLDEVWPQFASRLIRNGATLGGNLGTGSPIGDTPPALLALEASLLLVSERGEREVALADYFTGYRASVRRPDELIRAVRVPLPLSPVVGFHKVAKRRFDDISGVAIGFALDVADGVVRKARIGLGGVAATPVRALATEAALEGRPWTSETVAGAAEVMRGEGTPIDDMRASAAYRSAMLANALPRLFAEVGDR, from the coding sequence ATGGAGGGACAGGGGTCGGTCACGGTCAACGGCACGCCACGAGCCCTCGCCGGCACCCGCGTCCACACCTCGCTCCTCGACTTCCTCCGTGACCAGGGCCTGACCGGCGCCAAGGAGGGCTGCGCCGAGGGCGAGTGCGGCGCCTGCTCGGTGATGGTGGCCCGTCCCGACGGGTCGCAGTCGCAGTGGACGGCCCTCAACGCCTGCCTGGTCCCCGCCACGGCGTACGACGGCCAGGAGGTCGTGACCGCCGAGGGACTCGGCAGCCCCGACCGGCTCCACCCCGTCCAGCGGGAGCTGGCCGACCGCGGCGGCTCGCAGTGCGGCTACTGCACGCCGGGCTTCGTGTGCAGCATGGCGGCGGAGTTCTACCGCCGTGACCGGGCTCCGGGTGAGCCCGACCACGAGCACGGCCCCAACGGCTTCGACCTGCACGCGCTCAGCGGGAACCTCTGCCGCTGCACCGGCTACCGGCCGATCCGCGACGCCGCCTGGGCGCTCGAGCAGCCCGAGGGGGCCGATCCGCTCGCCGCCCGGCTGGCCGATCCTGCCCCGGCGCCGGTCCCGTCACGCGTCTCGGCGAGCGACGCCGGCTTCGTACGCCCCGCCGACCTCGACGAGGCCCTGGCGGTGCTCGCCGAGCACCCGGACGCCGTCGTCGTCGCCGGCAGCACCGACTGGGGCGTGGAGGTCAACCTGCGGGGCCGGCGCGCCCCCCACGTCGTGATGGTCGACCGCCTGCCCGAGCTGCGGGGGGTCGAGGTGGCCGAGCACGCGGTCACGCTCGGCGCGGCGCTGACGCTGACCGAGCTCGAGCACCAGCTCGCCGGTCGGGTGCCGCTGCTGGACGAGGTGTGGCCGCAGTTCGCGTCCCGGCTGATCCGCAACGGCGCCACCCTCGGCGGCAACCTCGGGACCGGGTCGCCGATCGGCGACACCCCGCCCGCGCTGCTCGCGCTCGAGGCGTCGCTGCTGCTGGTCTCGGAGCGGGGCGAGCGCGAGGTCGCGCTGGCCGACTACTTCACCGGCTACCGCGCGTCGGTGCGCCGGCCCGACGAGCTGATCCGCGCGGTACGGGTCCCGCTGCCGCTGAGCCCCGTGGTCGGCTTCCACAAGGTCGCCAAGCGTCGCTTCGACGACATCTCCGGGGTGGCGATCGGCTTCGCGCTCGACGTCGCCGACGGGGTGGTGCGCAAGGCGCGGATCGGTCTCGGGGGCGTCGCGGCCACCCCGGTCCGGGCGCTCGCGACCGAGGCTGCCCTCGAGGGACGGCCCTGGACGTCGGAGACGGTTGCCGGGGCGGCCGAGGTGATGCGCGGCGAGGGCACACCGATCGACGACATGCGAGCCAGTGCGGCGTACCGCTCGGCGATGCTGGCGAACGCGCTGCCGCGGCTGTTCGCGGAGGTGGGCGACCGATGA
- the pucL gene encoding factor-independent urate hydroxylase — MGIRLGANRYGKAENRVVRIVRDTERHEIHDLNVSTSLRGDFASAHLEGDQSAVLPTDTQKNTAFAYAKEHGVASVEDYAIALGRRLLTATPAATGCHVRVEEYAWDRIFVGGDELRGHDHAFVRRGGEVRTAEVDVTHDRVVVTSGLTDLVVLKSTGSEFTGFLRDDYTTLAEADDRILATSLTASWRWARSEGTDWNQAHAQVRSTLLEAFATTYSRALQETLWVMGRAVLERRPEIAEISFAAPNKHHHLVDLAPFGVENHGEVFIAADRPYGLIEATITRDV, encoded by the coding sequence GTGGGGATCCGGCTCGGGGCGAACCGCTACGGCAAGGCCGAGAACCGGGTCGTGCGCATCGTCCGCGACACCGAGCGCCACGAGATCCACGACCTCAACGTCTCGACCTCCCTGCGGGGTGACTTCGCGTCCGCCCACCTCGAGGGGGACCAGTCGGCCGTGCTGCCGACCGACACCCAGAAGAACACCGCCTTCGCCTACGCCAAGGAGCACGGCGTGGCCTCGGTCGAGGACTACGCGATCGCCCTGGGGCGGCGGCTGCTGACCGCGACGCCGGCGGCGACCGGCTGCCACGTCCGGGTCGAGGAGTACGCCTGGGACCGGATCTTCGTCGGCGGCGACGAGCTCAGGGGCCACGACCACGCGTTCGTGCGCCGGGGCGGCGAGGTCCGCACCGCAGAGGTCGACGTGACCCACGACCGGGTGGTCGTCACCTCCGGGCTCACCGACCTCGTGGTCCTGAAGTCGACCGGCTCGGAGTTCACGGGCTTCCTCCGCGACGACTACACCACCCTGGCCGAGGCCGACGACCGGATCCTCGCGACCTCCCTCACCGCGTCGTGGCGCTGGGCACGGTCCGAGGGGACCGACTGGAACCAGGCCCACGCCCAGGTCCGGTCCACCCTGCTGGAGGCGTTCGCGACGACGTACAGCCGCGCGTTGCAGGAGACGCTGTGGGTGATGGGGCGGGCGGTCCTGGAGCGGCGTCCCGAGATCGCCGAGATCAGCTTCGCAGCGCCCAACAAGCACCACCACCTCGTCGACCTCGCGCCCTTCGGGGTCGAGAACCACGGCGAGGTCTTCATCGCCGCCGACCGGCCCTACGGGCTGATCGAGGCCACGATCACCCGGGACGTCTGA
- the allB gene encoding allantoinase AllB, whose translation MAADTYDVVVRAARAVVDGREQPVTLGIRDGRIASLDAAQPWDLVLADDEVLLPGLVDTHVHVNEPGRTEWEGFDSATRAAAAGGVTTVVDMPLNSIPPTTTLAGLRVKQQAAREQVHVDVGFWGGAVPGNVADLAPLHGAGVFGFKCFLLPSGVEEFPELDAAGLHAAMTELARHDALLVVHAEDEGELGASPHGVAYAGFLASRPARAEQVAIDRVVGTAAATGGRAHVVHLSGADALPAIRAARAAGVRLTVETCPHYLSFVAEEIGDGHTEFKCCPPIRDAANRELLWQALADGDVDLVVSDHSPCTPELKRLDSGDFGDAWGGIASLQLGLPAVWSEARRRGHDLVDVVRWMCEAPADLVGLRRKGRLAVGHDADLCVLAPDASFTVDASTLHHRNPVTAYAGRTLTGTVRQTWLRGVPVDLDGAPRGRLLERGEA comes from the coding sequence GTGGCAGCTGACACCTACGACGTCGTCGTCCGGGCCGCCCGGGCGGTCGTCGACGGCCGGGAGCAGCCGGTCACCCTCGGCATCCGCGACGGCCGGATCGCCAGCCTCGACGCGGCGCAGCCTTGGGACCTCGTGCTGGCGGACGACGAGGTGCTGCTGCCGGGCCTCGTCGACACGCACGTCCACGTCAACGAGCCGGGACGTACCGAGTGGGAGGGCTTCGACTCGGCCACCCGGGCGGCGGCCGCCGGCGGCGTCACGACGGTCGTCGACATGCCGCTCAACAGCATCCCGCCGACCACCACCCTCGCCGGGCTGCGGGTCAAGCAGCAGGCCGCACGCGAGCAGGTGCACGTCGACGTGGGCTTCTGGGGCGGCGCCGTGCCCGGCAACGTCGCCGACCTCGCCCCGCTGCACGGGGCCGGGGTCTTCGGGTTCAAGTGCTTCCTGCTGCCGTCGGGGGTGGAGGAGTTCCCCGAGCTGGACGCGGCGGGGCTCCACGCCGCCATGACCGAGCTCGCGCGCCACGACGCGCTGCTGGTCGTGCACGCCGAGGACGAGGGCGAGCTCGGTGCGTCGCCGCACGGTGTGGCGTACGCCGGCTTCCTGGCCAGCCGCCCGGCCCGGGCCGAGCAGGTGGCGATCGACCGGGTGGTCGGGACCGCGGCCGCGACCGGCGGCCGGGCGCACGTGGTCCACCTGTCCGGCGCCGACGCGCTGCCGGCGATCCGGGCCGCGCGTGCCGCGGGCGTACGACTCACGGTGGAGACCTGTCCCCACTACCTCTCGTTCGTCGCCGAGGAGATCGGTGACGGCCACACCGAGTTCAAGTGCTGCCCGCCGATCCGCGACGCCGCCAACCGCGAGCTGCTCTGGCAGGCGCTCGCCGACGGCGACGTCGACCTGGTGGTCTCCGACCACTCCCCGTGCACCCCGGAGCTCAAGCGCCTCGACAGCGGCGACTTCGGGGACGCCTGGGGCGGCATCGCGTCCCTCCAGCTGGGGCTGCCGGCGGTGTGGAGCGAGGCGCGGCGTCGCGGCCACGACCTGGTCGACGTGGTCCGCTGGATGTGCGAGGCGCCCGCCGACCTGGTCGGGCTGCGCCGCAAGGGCCGGCTCGCGGTCGGCCACGACGCCGACCTGTGCGTGCTGGCACCCGACGCGTCCTTCACCGTCGACGCGTCGACGCTCCACCACCGCAACCCCGTGACGGCGTACGCCGGGCGTACGCTCACCGGCACCGTCCGGCAGACCTGGCTGCGCGGCGTCCCCGTCGACCTCGACGGCGCGCCACGCGGACGACTCCTGGAGAGGGGAGAGGCATGA
- the xdhC gene encoding xanthine dehydrogenase accessory protein XdhC — protein sequence MHWTEAVARLRREREAGVLVTVTEVRGHAPREAGAKMVVAGDVAWGSVGGGNLEETAIARARAVLDAGGGPPETMVVSLSDKARTDHGRQCCGGEVTLLLEPLPVVPSVAVFGVGHVGLELARILARHDLELHLVDSRADQLDGVRLGCLDDALATVHVHHAPVPELVLGSVPAGTHVLVLTHDHAEDFALCDAALRCSHLGIIGLIGSSAKWTRFRQGLRVEGHAEAEIDRIVSPIGQTPDGGVGPGKAPAAIALAVAAALTGVLAGDRVAR from the coding sequence ATGCACTGGACCGAGGCTGTCGCCAGGCTCCGTCGCGAGCGCGAGGCCGGGGTGCTCGTCACCGTCACCGAGGTGCGCGGTCATGCCCCCCGCGAGGCGGGCGCCAAGATGGTGGTGGCGGGTGACGTTGCCTGGGGGAGCGTCGGCGGGGGCAACCTCGAGGAGACGGCGATCGCGCGGGCGCGGGCGGTGCTCGACGCCGGCGGCGGGCCTCCGGAGACGATGGTCGTGTCGCTGTCGGACAAGGCCCGCACCGACCACGGGCGGCAGTGCTGCGGGGGAGAGGTCACGCTGCTGCTCGAGCCGCTCCCGGTCGTCCCGTCGGTCGCCGTCTTCGGGGTCGGGCACGTCGGGCTGGAGCTGGCGCGGATCCTCGCGCGCCACGACCTCGAGCTGCACCTGGTGGACTCCCGGGCCGACCAGCTCGACGGCGTACGCCTGGGCTGCCTCGACGACGCCCTGGCGACGGTCCACGTCCACCACGCACCGGTGCCGGAGCTCGTGCTCGGCAGCGTCCCCGCGGGGACGCACGTGCTGGTGCTGACCCACGACCACGCCGAGGACTTCGCGCTGTGCGACGCGGCGCTACGGTGCTCCCACCTCGGCATCATCGGGCTGATCGGGTCGTCGGCGAAGTGGACCCGCTTCCGGCAGGGGCTGCGGGTCGAGGGCCACGCGGAGGCGGAGATCGACCGGATCGTGTCGCCGATCGGCCAGACCCCCGACGGTGGTGTCGGGCCCGGCAAGGCGCCGGCCGCGATCGCGCTGGCCGTGGCGGCGGCCCTGACGGGCGTCCTGGCCGGCGACAGGGTCGCCCGGTGA
- a CDS encoding xanthine dehydrogenase molybdopterin binding subunit — translation MSRLSERPPGAAVGDPLAHESAALHVTGHALYTDDLVQRTPRVLHAHPVSSPHAHARVTGLRVAPAYDVDGVVRVLTVEDVPGVNDAGVKHDEPLFPSEVMFVGHAVCWVLGETLEAARLGAAAVEVDYEPLPSLVGLREAIAAGSFQGGQPTVERGDVETGIAAAAHVFSGVTEMAGQEHFYLETHCSLALLDEAGQVFVQSSTQHPTETQEIVAHVLGLPSHAVTVQCLRMGGGFGGKEMQPHGFAAVAALGATLTGRPVRLRLTRQQDMTMTGKRHGFHAEWRVGFDDEGRLLALDATLTSDGGWSLDLSEPVLARALCHVDNAYWIPHVRVNGRVAQTHKTSQTAFRGFGGPQGMLVVEDVLGRCAPLLGIDPVELRRRNFYEDGQDTPYGQPVRHASRLATAWDQLLASAEVEQRRAEVAAFNASHPHARRGLAVTPVKFGISFNFTAFNQAGALVHVYKDGSVLINHGGTEMGQGLHTKMLQVAATALGVPLERLRLAPTRTDKVPNTSATAASSGADLNGGAVKAACEQILARLEEVRAGRELTWDDLVREAYFGRVQLWAAGFYRTEGLHWDSTVMRGHPFKYFAYGVAATEVEVDGFTGGYRTRRVDIVHDVGDSLSPLVDLGQIEGGFVQGAGWLTLEDLRWDESGTPSRGRLTTQSASTYKLPSFSEMPEDFRVSLLERAHEDGAVYGSKAVGEPPLMLAFSVREALREAAAAFGPTGVSVDLASPATPEAVFWAVQQARSGGEEPVEGSPGVEPEQPDADRPLLHPRSEQHAGRGA, via the coding sequence ATGAGCCGGTTGTCCGAGCGCCCGCCCGGCGCGGCGGTGGGGGACCCGCTGGCCCATGAGAGCGCAGCGCTGCACGTCACCGGTCACGCGCTCTACACCGACGACCTCGTCCAGCGCACGCCCCGCGTCCTGCACGCCCACCCGGTGTCGTCGCCCCACGCGCACGCGCGGGTGACCGGCCTGCGCGTCGCCCCGGCGTACGACGTCGACGGGGTCGTCCGGGTGCTGACCGTCGAGGACGTGCCCGGCGTCAACGACGCCGGCGTCAAGCACGACGAGCCGCTCTTCCCCTCCGAGGTGATGTTCGTCGGGCACGCCGTGTGCTGGGTGCTCGGCGAGACGCTCGAGGCGGCGCGGCTGGGCGCGGCGGCCGTCGAGGTCGACTACGAGCCGCTGCCGTCGCTGGTCGGGCTGCGCGAGGCGATCGCGGCCGGGTCGTTCCAGGGCGGGCAGCCGACCGTGGAGCGCGGGGACGTCGAGACCGGCATCGCGGCTGCGGCCCACGTCTTCAGCGGCGTCACCGAGATGGCGGGGCAGGAGCACTTCTACCTCGAGACCCACTGCTCGCTGGCGCTCCTCGACGAGGCCGGCCAGGTGTTCGTCCAGTCCAGCACCCAGCACCCGACCGAGACCCAGGAGATCGTCGCCCACGTGCTGGGCCTCCCGAGCCACGCGGTGACGGTGCAGTGCCTGCGGATGGGCGGCGGCTTCGGCGGCAAGGAGATGCAGCCCCACGGCTTCGCCGCCGTCGCGGCCCTCGGCGCCACGCTCACCGGACGACCTGTCCGGCTCCGGCTGACCCGCCAGCAGGACATGACGATGACGGGCAAGCGGCACGGCTTCCACGCCGAGTGGCGGGTCGGGTTCGACGACGAGGGCCGGCTGCTGGCGCTCGACGCGACCCTGACCAGCGACGGTGGCTGGAGCCTCGACCTCTCCGAGCCGGTGCTGGCGCGGGCGCTGTGCCACGTCGACAACGCGTACTGGATCCCGCACGTGCGGGTCAACGGCCGGGTCGCGCAGACCCACAAGACCTCGCAGACCGCCTTCCGGGGCTTCGGCGGCCCGCAGGGCATGCTGGTCGTCGAGGACGTCCTCGGTCGCTGCGCGCCGCTCCTCGGCATCGACCCGGTCGAGCTCCGGAGGCGCAACTTCTACGAGGACGGGCAGGACACGCCGTACGGCCAGCCGGTCCGGCACGCCTCGCGGCTCGCCACCGCGTGGGACCAGCTCCTCGCGAGCGCGGAGGTCGAGCAGCGGCGGGCGGAGGTGGCGGCGTTCAACGCCTCCCACCCCCACGCCCGTCGCGGGTTGGCGGTGACGCCGGTGAAGTTCGGCATCTCCTTCAACTTCACGGCCTTCAACCAGGCCGGGGCGCTGGTGCACGTCTACAAGGACGGCTCGGTGCTCATCAACCACGGCGGCACCGAGATGGGTCAGGGTCTGCACACGAAGATGCTGCAGGTCGCCGCGACCGCGCTGGGGGTGCCGCTGGAACGCTTGCGCCTGGCGCCGACGCGGACCGACAAGGTGCCCAACACCTCGGCGACCGCGGCCAGCTCCGGCGCGGACCTCAACGGGGGCGCGGTCAAGGCCGCCTGCGAGCAGATCCTGGCGCGGCTGGAGGAGGTCAGGGCGGGCCGCGAGCTGACGTGGGACGACCTGGTGCGCGAGGCGTACTTCGGTCGGGTCCAGCTCTGGGCCGCGGGCTTCTACCGGACCGAGGGGCTCCACTGGGACTCCACGGTGATGCGGGGCCACCCGTTCAAGTACTTCGCCTACGGCGTGGCTGCCACCGAGGTCGAGGTCGACGGCTTCACCGGTGGCTACCGGACCCGTCGCGTCGACATCGTCCACGACGTCGGCGACTCGCTCTCCCCGCTGGTCGACCTCGGCCAGATCGAGGGCGGCTTCGTGCAGGGCGCGGGCTGGCTGACGCTCGAGGACCTGCGCTGGGACGAGTCGGGCACGCCGTCGCGGGGCCGACTGACGACCCAGTCGGCGTCGACCTACAAGCTGCCGAGCTTCTCCGAGATGCCCGAGGACTTCCGGGTCTCGCTGCTCGAGCGGGCGCACGAGGACGGCGCGGTCTACGGCTCGAAGGCCGTGGGCGAGCCGCCGCTGATGCTCGCCTTCTCGGTGCGTGAGGCGTTGCGGGAGGCCGCGGCCGCGTTCGGCCCGACGGGCGTCAGCGTCGACCTCGCGTCGCCGGCGACGCCGGAGGCCGTCTTCTGGGCGGTCCAGCAGGCCAGGTCCGGGGGTGAGGAGCCGGTCGAGGGATCGCCGGGCGTGGAGCCCGAGCAACCTGATGCCGACCGGCCCTTGCTGCATCCGCGGTCCGAGCAGCACGCCGGGCGTGGGGCCTGA
- the uraD gene encoding 2-oxo-4-hydroxy-4-carboxy-5-ureidoimidazoline decarboxylase, whose translation MDLDAFNALPEPAAREQLSGCLDVPRWVDTVLEARPYADLGALLAVASTAAGSLSDDELETALARHPRIGERAGAGHDTDHSAREQAGVDASGDTATLLAAGNRAYESRFDRVFLIRAAGRDSSEILGELSRRLGNDAESERAETVTQLREIALLRLEQVVS comes from the coding sequence ATGGACCTCGACGCGTTCAACGCCCTGCCCGAGCCCGCCGCCCGCGAGCAGCTGAGCGGCTGCCTCGACGTGCCCCGCTGGGTCGACACCGTCCTCGAGGCGAGGCCGTACGCGGACCTCGGCGCGCTGCTCGCCGTCGCGTCGACGGCGGCGGGGTCGCTGTCCGACGACGAGCTCGAGACCGCGCTGGCCCGCCACCCCCGGATCGGTGAGCGCGCCGGCGCGGGCCACGACACCGACCACTCGGCCCGGGAGCAGGCGGGCGTCGACGCCTCCGGCGACACCGCCACCCTGCTGGCCGCCGGCAACCGGGCGTACGAGTCGCGCTTCGACCGGGTCTTCCTGATCCGGGCGGCCGGTCGCGACAGCAGCGAGATCCTCGGCGAGCTGTCCCGCCGTCTCGGCAACGACGCGGAGAGCGAGCGCGCCGAGACCGTCACCCAGCTCCGGGAGATCGCGCTGCTGCGGCTCGAGCAGGTGGTGTCCTGA